Proteins from one Cicer arietinum cultivar CDC Frontier isolate Library 1 chromosome 3, Cicar.CDCFrontier_v2.0, whole genome shotgun sequence genomic window:
- the LOC101513772 gene encoding uncharacterized protein, translating into MFAKRLLHKAVHHHSNHKLQNSSLQLSELDPRIVIHYGIPSTASVLAFDPIQRLLAIGTLDGRLKVIGGDNIEGLLISSKQLPYKYLEFLQNQGHLVGVLNDNDIQVWNLENRSLICSLQWESNITAFSVISGSHFIYVGDEHGLFSVIKFDVEEGQLLKSTNNLSAQFLREAAGFPESSDQPIVGILSQPYSSGNRLLIAFQDGLLILWDVSEAKIVFLGGGKDLQLKDEGGNSTETNTDLPDDVLEQNLGDKEISALCWASSDGSILAVGYLDGDILFWNCSTSAPSKGQQTSSSKNVVKLQLSNAERRIPVIVLQWSNNHKSHNDCIGQLFVYGGDEIGSEEVLTVLTLEWSSGMGTLSCIGRADLILNGTFSDLILLPSPGARGLNSKDDLFVLTNPGQLHFYDNDSLSALMSQQNRTSSVSSQEFPMLVPMADPSLTVAKLIKLPTQPNSSKALAEVAPALRTCSTPGSASSANWPLTGGVPSHLSIVKEGGIERVYIVGYSNGSVLLCDATHPILSYICYIDGEVHGVKVVGSNAPVTKLDFCSVSLLLAVGNECGLVRIYDLKDGSNGKKFQLVTESKSEVHDSPQGKGPHCSAVFSLVGSPVQALSFANSGTKLAIGFLSGHVAVCDTKSLSVLFLIDGVPSSTSPITSLVWKQEACLQNALNSPKQPETPSGNSLEEILFILSRDGKMNVVEGDTGKMVSSRPLHVKESTAISMYVIDDSISTFETSNDKQQEESLKNTAGAHAEEPVKESSSTVVNSSEAEVSSSETTHSGEVLLDPLVLLCCENSLRLLSAKALIQGIEKPIRKVKHSKSICWTTILKKDDKFCGLLSLLQTGTFEIRSLPDLELITESSLLSILRWNYKVNMDKTMCSDDNGQIVLANGSELAFISLLAGENEFRSLDHLPCLHDEVLAAAADAAFTFSTSNQKKKQTTVPAILGGIVKGLKGGKASQVDLTKIPTSNFGHLENIFFKPSLPDSLPTVAVVADEKVVELDIDDIHIDEPVTMPSTSSPDVKNKQKDKLRSDRDKLFQGGTNNDDVTPRVRTAEEIIAAYRKTGDAASVAAQTRNKLMERQEKLERISQRTAELQNGAENFASLANELVKTMERRKWWQI; encoded by the exons ATGTTTGCCAAGAGATTGTTACACAAAGCTGTGCATCACCATTCTAAC CACAAGTTGCAGAATAGTAGTTTGCAGTTAAGTGAATTAGATCCCAGAATTGTGATTCACTATGGCATTCCATCTACTGCTTCAGTTCTCGCCTTTGACCCTATTCAGCGACTTTTGGCTATTGGGACTTT GGATGGAAGGCTTAAGGTGATTGGTGGTGATAATATTGAAGGACTTTTGATTTCTTCTAAGCAATTGCCTTACAAATACTTGGAG TTTCTACAAAACCAGGGGCATCTAGTTGGGGTTTTAAATGATAATGATATCCAG GTTTGGAATCTCGAGAATCGGAGTCTTATTTGTTCATTGCAATGGGAATCCAATATTACCGCTTTCTCTGTAATCAGTGGCTCACATTTCAT TTATGTTGGGGATGAGCATGGCTTGTTTTCTGTGATAAAGTTTGATGTCGAGGAAGGACAACTTTTGAAGTCAACAAATAACTTATCGGCACAATTTCTAAGGG AAGCTGCCGGGTTTCCAGAGTCTAGCGATCAACCAATTGTTGGAATTCTTTCGCAGCCTTATTCTTCTGGGAACAG ATTGTTGATTGCATTTCAGGATGGACTGCTAATTCTATGGGATGTTTCTGAAGCTAAAATTGTGTTCCTTGGTGGTGGAAAGGATCTTCAGTTAAAGGACGAGGGTGGTAACTCAACTGAAACAAACACTGATCTTCCAGATGATGTTTTAGAACAAAATCTCGGTGACAAAGAGATAAGTGCTCTTTGTTGGGCATCTTCTGATGGATCCATTCTTGCTGTCGGATACTTAGATGGTGATATCCTTTTCTGGAACTGTTCGACTTCAGCACCTTCTAAAGGTCAACAAACTTCTTCGTCTAAAAATGTTGTTAAGCTACAACTGTCCAATGCAGAAAGAAGAATCCCAGTCATTGTCTTGCAATGGTCCAATAATCATAAATCTCATAATGATTGTATCGGTCAGTTGTTCGTCTATGGTGGTGATGAAATTGGATCGGAAGAAGTTTTGACT GTTTTAACTCTTGAATGGTCATCTGGGATGGGGACATTAAGTTGCATTGGTCGTGCAGACCTTATACTTAACGGCACTTTCTCAGACTTGATTTTACTACCAAGTCCTGGAGCAAGGGGTTTAAATAGCAAAGATGATCTTTTTGTACTGACAAATCCCGGACAACTACACTTTTATGACAATGATAGCTTGTCTGCATTAATGTCTCAGCAGAATAGGACATCGTCTGTATCTTCACAGGAGTTTCCAATGCTAGTACCGATGGCTGATCCATCTTTGACTGTTGCAAAACTTATCAAGTTGCCTACTCAGCCAAACTCGTCAAAAGCTCTAGCTgaa GTAGCCCCGGCTCTGAGAACTTGCTCAACACCTGGTTCAGCTAGTAGTGCAAATTGGCCCTTAACTGGAGGTGTTCCAAGCCACTTGTCCATAGTTAAAGAAGGTGGCATTGAGAGAGTTTATATTGTGGGATATTCTAATGGATCTGTCCTTTTGTGTGATGCCACACATCCAATCTTGTCTTATATTTGCTACATAGATGGAGAG GTTCATGGTGTAAAAGTGGTTGGATCAAATGCTCCAGTGACAAAATTGGACTTTTGTTCTGTTTCCTTACTCTTGGCTGTGGGCAATGAATGTGGTCTT GTCCGCATTTATGACCTTAAAGATGGCTCTAATGGGAAAAAATTCCAGTTGGTCACAGAATCAAAAAGTGAAG TCCATGACTCTCCACAAGGAAAAGGACCTCATTGTAGTGCTGTTTTTTCTCTTGTTGGTTCTCCAGTACAAGCATTATCTTTTGCAAATTCTGGAACCAAACTCGCTATTGGATTTTTAAGTGGCCAT GTTGCAGTCTGCGATACAAAATCATTGTCGGTTTTGTTCTTGATTGACGGTGTACCTAGCTCTACCTCACCAATTACTTCATTGGTTTGGAAACAAGAAGCATGTTTGCAAAATGCTTTAAATAGTCCAAAGCAACCAGAGACACCTTCAGGCAACTCTCTTGAAGAGATACTATTTATCCTATCTAGGGATGGAAAAATGAATGTAGTTGAGGGTGATACCGGTAAAATGGTCTCTAGCCGGCCATTACATGTGAAGGAGTCAACTGCAATCTCAATGTATGTTATAG ATGATAGCATCTCAACCTTCGAAACGTCAAACGACAAGCAGCAGGAGGAATCGTTGAAGAATACTGCTGGTGCTCACGCCGAAGAGCCTGTGAAAGAAAGTAGCTCAACTGTGGTAAATTCATCAGAGGCTGAAGTTTCCTCTTCAGAAACCACACACTCTGGAGAAGTCCTTTTGGATCCACTTGTCCTGCTTTGCTGTGAAAATTCATTGCGCTTGTTGTCCGCAAAAGCATTGATACAG GGAATTGAGAAACCGATTCGAAAAGTGAAACATTCGAAATCTATCTGTTGGACTACAATTTTGAAGAAAGATGACAAATTTTGCGGGCTTCTGTCATTGCTTCAGACCGGAACATTTGAAATAAG ATCTTTACCGGATTTGGAACTGATAACAGAAAGCTCGTTATTGTCGATTTTAAGGTGGAATTATAAAGTGAACATGGATAAAACTATGTGTTCTGATGACAATGGACAGATTGTGCTG GCTAATGGTTCTGAATTGGCATTCATATCATTACTAGCCGGCGAAAATGAATTCAG GAGTCTGGACCATTTACCTTGTCTTCACGATGAAGTTCTTGCAGCTGCTGCTGACGCTGCATTTACATTCTCAACTTCAAATCAGAAGAAGAAACAG ACAACTGTACCGGCCATTCTAGGGGGTATTGTCAAAGGATTGAAAGGAGGAAAAGCCTCTCAAGTAGATTTAACTAAAATTCCAACCTCCAATTTTGGTCATTtggaaaacatttttttcaagcCCTCTTTGCCAGATTCACTTCCAACAGTAGCGGTGGTGGCTGATGAAAAAGTAGTGGAGCTTGATATAG ATGACATTCACATTGATGAGCCTGTAACGATGCCTTCTACTTCATCTCCTGATGTTAAAAACAAACAGAAAG ATAAGTTACGAAGTGATAGGGATAAATTATTTCAAGGTGGGACTAATAATGATGATGTAACACCAAGGGTCAGAACAGCTGAAGAAATTATAGCTGCTTATCGAAAAACCGGG GATGCTGCTTCGGTTGCCGCTCAAACGAGAAACAAACTTATGGAGAGGCAGGAAAAATTGGAG AGAATAAGCCAGCGCACTGCAGAACTGCAAAATGGAGCTGAAAATTTTGCATCATTAGCAAATGAGCTCGTCAAGACCATGGAAAGGAGGAAATGGTGGCAAATATAG